The segment CTGCCGCGGGAAGGACCCCCCTTAAAGCTTCTGGTCTACGCCCGCCGGGTGGAGGTCAACCTGGGGGGAACCGTGTGGCAAGGAGCCCTTTTGGTGGGAAAGCCCGTGGAGAACCTGGAGAGCACCCTCTCCCAGTTCGCCCGCATCTATGCGGGAACGGCCCTTCTCGTGCTCCTCCTCTCCATCCTCCTGGCCAGGAACCTGGTGGCCCGGGCCCTGGAGCCCCTGGAATGGGTGGCCCGGCGGGCCGAGGCCATCACCACCCGTCCCGAGCCCCTGCCCGAACCCGAGGGGCGGGACGAGGTGGCCACCCTGGTGCGGGCCTTAAACGGCATGCTTTCCCGGATGCAAAAGGCCTTTGAAGCCCAAACCCGCTTCCTTCAGGACGCTTCCCACGAACTCCGCACCCCTCTCACCGCCATCCTGGGGCACGTGGGCTACCTCCTCCGGCGCACCCCCCTCACCGAGGCGCAGAAGGAGAGCCTCGAGGTGGTGAAGCGGGAAGCGGAGCGCATGGGGAAGCTGGTGTCGGATCTCCTAGAGCTCTCCCAAACCGGTTCCTGGCGCATGGAACCGGCCCCTGTCCGCATCCAAGACCTCCTGGAGGAGGTGAAGGAGGAGTTCGCCAAGAGCTTTGAGGGGGAGATGGAGGTGGAGGCCTCTCCGGAGCTTTGGGTGCAAGGTGACCCGGACCGGCTCCACCAGGTCCTGGCCAACCTCCTCTCCAACGCCATCAAAGCGGGGGCCCGGCACATTTGGCTCAGGGCCTTTGACCTGGGGGAGAAGGTGGTGGTGCGGGTGGAAGACGACGGGGAAGGCATCCCCAAGGAGCATCTGCCCCACCTTTTTGAGCGCTTCTACCGGGTGGACAAGGCCCGGGACCGGGAGCGGGGAGGGTCGGGGCTGGGCCTGGCCATCGTGAAGGCCATCCTCGAGGCCCACGGGGGGGAGATCTGGGTGGAAAGCGAGGTGGGCCAGGGTACGGCCTTTAGCTTCGCTCTCCCTTCAGCCGCGCCACCGCCTCCTCCACGGTGATCTCCCCCCGCCGCAGGGCCTCCAGCACCTCGAGGCGCTCTTCGCCTTTTTCCTCCTCCGCCTCGTAGCCCAAGGCCTTCAGGAGGGCGTCCAGCCGGGCCCGGACCGTGGGGTAGGAAACCCCAAGCACGCGTTCCACCTCCTTCAAGTTTCCCCGGGTCTTCACGAAAAGCCTAAGGAAGTCCAGGTGCTCCTTGGGCAACAGGGCGAACTCATTCAGTGCAAACTGGCCGTGCACCTCGGTGCCGCATTGCGGGCAGAAAAGGGCCTTCACCGCCAGCGGCCCCTCGCAGGCCGGGCAACGCACGGGAACGGGCCTGATCACCATAGTCCCACCTTGACCTCCACCTCCTCGGCCGCTATCCATACCAGGGCCAAGGGCGGCAAACTCCGGAGGGCGAAAACCCCCTTCAAGGGCACCCCCTGGAGGGGCCTCCCCCGGAGCAGGGCCCGGATTTTGAGGAGGAAAAGCGCGGCGAGGAGGATCCACTCCAGGGCGAAGAGGGGAAGGACCACCGGCAGGGACCAGGGGAAAGGCCCCCGCACCACCACGTAAAGGAACCTGGGGCGCAAGGGGGGAAGCCGCCTCACACCACCTCCACCAGCACCTGCACGGGGTGGCCCTCCTCCTCGGCCTCGATCTCCACCAACTTGCCCTCGGGCACCCCCTCCCGCACCAGGGCCAGGAGGTCCTTGAGGTTCACCCCTCGGCCCGCCAGGGCCAGCTTGGCCTCTTCGGGCAGGAACTTCTCCAGAAGCTCCGCCAAGGCCAGGGGAAGGTTCACATGGACCCGAACCGGCTTCCCCTTATCCTGGGCCTGGATCCGCACCCTGAGGAGCCTGGCAGGAGCCTGCGCCCTGGACCTGGGTTCCTCCACCGCCTGAAGCAGGGCCAAAGCCTCCTCTACCCCGATCTCGCCGGAACGCACCATCTCCAGAATGCGCCGTTTTTCCTCCATGTCATGCCTCCAGTTCCAGGTTCCCCATGACCACCTTGGCCCTGAGCTTGGCCTTCCCCTCTCCCAGGGACCAGCGCCGCCCGCCAGGGGCAGCCTCCTGTCGCCAAGGACCCGCCACCTTGAGGCCCCCCAGGCGCACCTGGGCCTCCACCTCCAGGTGCGAACCCGGCAAAAAACGGAGCTCGGCCCTGCCCGCCCGTACCTCCAGACGGTGCTCTCCATCCCGAAGTAAAAGGCCTGCTTCCAGGTTGCCTCCCGAAAGCGCCAGGTCCAGGCCCAAAAGCCCATCCCCTTTCAGGTTAGCCCCTAAGGCCCGACCCGCGAGAACCACTCTGGCAAGCTTCACGTGGCTTCCCATGGCCAAAAGCAAAACCACGGCCCCCTCGGGAACCCTAAGCCTCCCCTTGCCCAGGGAAACCCGATAGACCGGGATCCCGCCCTCCTGGGTTACCCCACCACCCTCCGCCTCAAGCCCCTCCAACCCCGCCACCCCCACCACCTCGAGGTTGGCCCCGAAAGCCTGAACCTGAAACCCTTGGGGGGCAAAAACCTGGGAAGCCTCCACAGGAGGCCTTTCCCCACCAGCCAAGTCCCTTTCCTCCAGCGCGGATTCCTCCAGCGCGGAAAGAAGCTCCAAGGCCTCCTCCGGGGTAAGGACCCCTTCCCTTACCATTTCCAAAATGCGCCGCTTATCCTCCATAGGAAACCTCCCCAAGCTCCGCGGGAGCTTCCTGGGCGAGCCTCTGGGCCCACCTCAAAAGAACCCGGGCTAGCCTGAGACGCCAGGGGGAACGAAGGGGCTTAAGGAGCCTCTCCCGCTCCGCCTCCAAGAAGAGCTCCTCGTACCGCCCCTTCCCCGCCCCCGGGTCCCACCATGGGCTCCACATCCTTCACCTCCTTGTGAAGGATTATAAAACACCTATTGGCAATCTGTCAAGTTAAGGTTTTATATCTAAAACCCTAGGCCCGAAGGATGGCGGGAACCCAGGAAAGGGGCGCCGATGAAGGCGAAGAGCAAAAGGGCGTAGGCCAGAAGAAGCAGGGCCATACGCGGATAGCCCTGAAGCCTCTCCTCAAAGAGGAAGTAAAGGGTGAGGCCCAGCCAGCCCAGGAGCACGGAGATCTCCTTGGGATCCAGGGCCAAAGGGCTACCGAAATACCCCCAGGCCCAGGCCATGCCGCTTCCCAGTCCCAAGGTGGTGGCCAGGTACCCCACCCGAAGGTAGCCCTGCTCCAGCCGCCTTAGGCTCCAAAGGGGGCGGAAAGCAGGGCTTTTTCCGGCACCGACCGCAGGCGCAGGTCTTGCATGGCGCACATCATCCCTGCCCCCACCCCCACCGCCAGGGCCAGGTAGGCTACCAAAAAGGCCCCGGCGTGTACCAGGGTAAGGAGAAGGGGCAGGCTTCCCCCCGGATGGGGCAGGGCCTTGAGGGCAAAGAGGCCAAGGAGCATGGCCAGGAGAACCAAGTAGCGGCGGAGAGGGGTAAGCCTTGGCCGAAGCAACAAACTCTCCCCCCGCAAGGCCAAAAGCCCCCCCAGGACCAAGGCGGGCTGGGCCGGACCCGAGAAAAACCCCTTGGCGAAGGCATCGGCCAAGGCGGCCCCCAGGTACAGAAAGGCCCCCAGGAAAAGCCCTCGAGGCCAGAACAACCCCACGGCCAAGAGGAGAACCCCCACCAGGGCCAACAGGGAAACCGCAGTCATGGCCGTGGGGGACGGA is part of the Thermus caldilimi genome and harbors:
- a CDS encoding SHOCT-like domain-containing protein, translating into MEEKRRILEMVRSGEIGVEEALALLQAVEEPRSRAQAPARLLRVRIQAQDKGKPVRVHVNLPLALAELLEKFLPEEAKLALAGRGVNLKDLLALVREGVPEGKLVEIEAEEEGHPVQVLVEVV
- a CDS encoding DUF2089 domain-containing protein, which codes for MVIRPVPVRCPACEGPLAVKALFCPQCGTEVHGQFALNEFALLPKEHLDFLRLFVKTRGNLKEVERVLGVSYPTVRARLDALLKALGYEAEEEKGEERLEVLEALRRGEITVEEAVARLKGERS
- a CDS encoding SHOCT-like domain-containing protein, coding for MEDKRRILEMVREGVLTPEEALELLSALEESALEERDLAGGERPPVEASQVFAPQGFQVQAFGANLEVVGVAGLEGLEAEGGGVTQEGGIPVYRVSLGKGRLRVPEGAVVLLLAMGSHVKLARVVLAGRALGANLKGDGLLGLDLALSGGNLEAGLLLRDGEHRLEVRAGRAELRFLPGSHLEVEAQVRLGGLKVAGPWRQEAAPGGRRWSLGEGKAKLRAKVVMGNLELEA
- a CDS encoding sensor histidine kinase, which translates into the protein MTLRTRITLLTSGLLLVTLLALGVALEGLLRNFLYRNLRSELLEASNQVVRLLNLGGQALLEAGLPASLYAELQLLPEENPALLAREGGISLQKSPALGSQRLLLKEADYHTLLERGEAWAYAELPREGPPLKLLVYARRVEVNLGGTVWQGALLVGKPVENLESTLSQFARIYAGTALLVLLLSILLARNLVARALEPLEWVARRAEAITTRPEPLPEPEGRDEVATLVRALNGMLSRMQKAFEAQTRFLQDASHELRTPLTAILGHVGYLLRRTPLTEAQKESLEVVKREAERMGKLVSDLLELSQTGSWRMEPAPVRIQDLLEEVKEEFAKSFEGEMEVEASPELWVQGDPDRLHQVLANLLSNAIKAGARHIWLRAFDLGEKVVVRVEDDGEGIPKEHLPHLFERFYRVDKARDRERGGSGLGLAIVKAILEAHGGEIWVESEVGQGTAFSFALPSAAPPPPPR